The following coding sequences are from one Rhineura floridana isolate rRhiFlo1 chromosome 2, rRhiFlo1.hap2, whole genome shotgun sequence window:
- the LOC133378090 gene encoding uncharacterized protein LOC133378090 isoform X1: MPTVRAGGLPRFKCLRSLLARTSKVVPLGEASPKRWKCPCLKWRRNRVAAVRKAKPEPQADNAASLPEVSIVGSRSGGRAQKLLAQELAEPQVDNAAPLPEEVTPQEYFLFSVTSTCRDTRASGQDTVPYDKELVAQTIVDIVDKHDDFLDPSSILRMSMEAIFYLSLMKPLFSTQMKRTIIQGIFYSIYELIEFSEDDNEDLQAIFELMLRGLLSEAPSLETLSSIIEDLRIYIEGKDKKERDLAASSLQWLLADALTFPDLTLESVRTIIPPELSWLCSRTSEEELVIEDLE, from the exons ATGCCCACTGTCAGGGCAGGTGGCTTGCCAAG GTTTAAATGCCTGCGGAGTCTCCTGGCGCGCACCAGCAAGGTTGTCCCTTTAGGGGAGGCTTCCCCCAAGAGGTGGAAGTGCCCGTGCCTAAAATGGAGAAGGAATCGGGTTGCGGCAGTACGCAAAGCCAAGCCAG AACCGCAGGCGGATAATGCTGCCTCCTTGCCTGAGGTTAGTATCGTAGGGAGCAGAAGTGGAGGGCGGGCACAAAAGCTCTTGGCGCAGGAGCTTGCAGAACCGCAGGTGGATAACGCTGCCCCCTTGCCTGAG GAAGTCACCCCGCaggagtacttccttttctccGTCACCTCCACCTGCAGAGACACCCGGGCGAGCGGCCAGGATACTGTCCCATACGACAAAGAGTTGGTAGCTCAGACCATTGTG GACATCGTCGACAAGCATGATGATTTCCTGGACCCCTCCAGCATACTGAGAATGTCTATGGAGGCCATTTTTTATCTCAG TTTAATGAAGCCTCTGTTTTCGACACAAATGAAAAGAACGATTATCCAGGGAATATTCTATTCAATCTATGAACTGATTGAATTTTCTGAGGATGACAACGAG GATCTCCAGGCGATTTTTGAGTTGATGCTGAGGGGCCTCCTATCGGAGGCCCCCTCCCTTGAAACTTTATCAAGCATAATTGAA GACCTGCGCATTTACATAGAGGGAAAGGACAAAAAAGAAAGGGACCTGGCGGCCAGTAGCCTCCAATGGCTGCTGGCCGACGCACTCACATTCCCAGACCTGACC CTGGAGTCTGTGAGAACCATCATCCCTCCCGAGTTGTCCTGGCTCTGCTCCCGAACCAGTGAAG aagagCTGGTGATAGAAGATCTGGAATAG
- the LOC133378090 gene encoding uncharacterized protein LOC133378090 isoform X2, giving the protein MPTVRAGGLPRFKCLRSLLARTSKVVPLGEASPKRWKCPCLKWRRNRVAAVRKAKPEPQADNAASLPEEVTPQEYFLFSVTSTCRDTRASGQDTVPYDKELVAQTIVDIVDKHDDFLDPSSILRMSMEAIFYLSLMKPLFSTQMKRTIIQGIFYSIYELIEFSEDDNEDLQAIFELMLRGLLSEAPSLETLSSIIEDLRIYIEGKDKKERDLAASSLQWLLADALTFPDLTLESVRTIIPPELSWLCSRTSEEELVIEDLE; this is encoded by the exons ATGCCCACTGTCAGGGCAGGTGGCTTGCCAAG GTTTAAATGCCTGCGGAGTCTCCTGGCGCGCACCAGCAAGGTTGTCCCTTTAGGGGAGGCTTCCCCCAAGAGGTGGAAGTGCCCGTGCCTAAAATGGAGAAGGAATCGGGTTGCGGCAGTACGCAAAGCCAAGCCAG AACCGCAGGCGGATAATGCTGCCTCCTTGCCTGAG GAAGTCACCCCGCaggagtacttccttttctccGTCACCTCCACCTGCAGAGACACCCGGGCGAGCGGCCAGGATACTGTCCCATACGACAAAGAGTTGGTAGCTCAGACCATTGTG GACATCGTCGACAAGCATGATGATTTCCTGGACCCCTCCAGCATACTGAGAATGTCTATGGAGGCCATTTTTTATCTCAG TTTAATGAAGCCTCTGTTTTCGACACAAATGAAAAGAACGATTATCCAGGGAATATTCTATTCAATCTATGAACTGATTGAATTTTCTGAGGATGACAACGAG GATCTCCAGGCGATTTTTGAGTTGATGCTGAGGGGCCTCCTATCGGAGGCCCCCTCCCTTGAAACTTTATCAAGCATAATTGAA GACCTGCGCATTTACATAGAGGGAAAGGACAAAAAAGAAAGGGACCTGGCGGCCAGTAGCCTCCAATGGCTGCTGGCCGACGCACTCACATTCCCAGACCTGACC CTGGAGTCTGTGAGAACCATCATCCCTCCCGAGTTGTCCTGGCTCTGCTCCCGAACCAGTGAAG aagagCTGGTGATAGAAGATCTGGAATAG